Sequence from the Ornithinimicrobium humiphilum genome:
CGATCGCCGACGCGGCGCGCGCCCTCGACGCCGCCGAGCTGGCGATCATGGAGGTCGACGACGAACCGGCGCAGATGGCCTACGCCCAGGCGCTCGTCGACTGGGGCGACGTCGGCGGCTACGAGCAGGAGACCCGCTGGGACGAGGTCACCACGACCGCCCTCGGTATGCCGTTCGAGCGCGCCCAGTGGCGCGCCGTCGCCACGCTCTCCGGCGGCGAGCAGAAGCGGCTCGTGCTGGAGGCGCTGCTGCGGGGGCCCGAGGAGGTGCTGCTCCTCGACGAGCCCGACAACTACCTCGACGTCCCCGGCAAGACCTGGCTGGAGGAGCAGCTGCGGGCCACGCCCAAGACGGTGCTGCTCGTCAGCCACGACCGCGAGCTGCTCAGCCGCGCCGCCGACCGCGTCGTCACGCTCGAGCCCGGTGCCGCGGGAGCGACCGCCTGGACGCACCCGGGCTCGTTCGCGACCTGGCACCAGGCCCGCCAGGAGCGCAACGCCCGGCTCGAGGAGGCGCTCAAGCGCTGGGACGAGGAGCACGCCAAGCTGCGCAAGCTCATGCTGATGTACAAGCAGAAGGCGGCCTACAACGCCGACATGGCGGCCCGCTACCAGGCGGCGCAGACCCGGCTGCGCCGCTTCGAGGAGGCCGGCCCGCCCGAGAAGGTCGCCACCGAGCAGCGGGTGACGATGCGCCTCACGGGCGGCCGCACCGCCAAGCGGGCGATCGTCTGCGAGCGTCTCGAGCTGCTCGGGCCCGACGGCGGCGACCCGCTGATGCAGCCCTTCGACCTGGAGGTCTGGTACGGCGAACGGGTCGCGGTCCTCGGCTCCAACGGCTCCGGCAAGTCGCACCTGCTGCGGCTGCTCGCGGCCGGCGGCAGCGACCCCGACGTCGAGCACCGGCCGGTCGGCGAGGTGCACCCGCCGGAGGTACGGCATACCGGGGTGGCGCGGTTGGGGTCCCGGGTCCGGCCGGGCTGGTTCGCCCAGACCCACGAGGGCCACGGGCTGGCCGGCCGCACGCTGCTGGAGATCCTGCACCGCGGCGACGACCACCGGCGCGGACGGACCCGCGAGGAGGCCGCGCGGGTGCTCGACCGCTACGAGCTGGCGCGGCAGGCCGAGCAGACCTTCGACAGCCTCTCCGGCGGTCAGCAGGCGCGCTTCCAGATCCTGCTCCTGGAGCTGTCCGGGGCGACGCTCCTGCTGCTCGACGAGCCGACCGACAACCTCGACCTGCACTCGGCCGAGGCGCTGGAGGAGGGGCTGCGGTCGTTCGAGGGCACCGTGCTCGCCGTGACCCACGACCGGTGGTTCGCCCGCGGCTTCGACCGCTTCCTCGTGCTCGGGGCCGACGGCCGCGTCTACGAGGCCGACGAGCCGGTCTGGG
This genomic interval carries:
- a CDS encoding ABC-F family ATP-binding cassette domain-containing protein, translating into MGHLDVTSISYVLPDGRPLLDEVSFRVGEGATVALVGPNGTGKTTLLRIVGGELEPHGGQVTRTGGLGVMRQFVGSVRDDSTVRDLLVSVAPPAIADAARALDAAELAIMEVDDEPAQMAYAQALVDWGDVGGYEQETRWDEVTTTALGMPFERAQWRAVATLSGGEQKRLVLEALLRGPEEVLLLDEPDNYLDVPGKTWLEEQLRATPKTVLLVSHDRELLSRAADRVVTLEPGAAGATAWTHPGSFATWHQARQERNARLEEALKRWDEEHAKLRKLMLMYKQKAAYNADMAARYQAAQTRLRRFEEAGPPEKVATEQRVTMRLTGGRTAKRAIVCERLELLGPDGGDPLMQPFDLEVWYGERVAVLGSNGSGKSHLLRLLAAGGSDPDVEHRPVGEVHPPEVRHTGVARLGSRVRPGWFAQTHEGHGLAGRTLLEILHRGDDHRRGRTREEAARVLDRYELARQAEQTFDSLSGGQQARFQILLLELSGATLLLLDEPTDNLDLHSAEALEEGLRSFEGTVLAVTHDRWFARGFDRFLVLGADGRVYEADEPVWDESRVRRAR